CGCTGGAGAGCCGCACGCCGCTGGTTCGCTGTCACCGCCAGTATCTGGTGAATCTGGAGCAAGTGCGGGAAATTCGTTTTGAAGAAGGCGGGGCCGCGGAGATGATTATGTCGGTCGGCGATGCGGTGCCGGTCAGCCGCCGCTACCTGAAATCGCTGAAAGAACAGCTGGGGCTGCGCGGCTAAGCGCTTGACGAGCTTCCGTCGCGCTTATAGCTTTATGGCATCACAGGCGCATCTGCGCCGCGTTAGCGTCATCAAAGGAACAGTAAATGAGTGAAGCACGGATTATCGCCAAGGCGATGAAAGACGGTAAACCCGTTCAGGATCTGGCGATTCTGCCCGCCTTGGCCAACCGCCACGGCCTGATTACCGGTGCGACCGGTACCGGTAAGACCGTGACGTTGCAAAAAATGGCCGAACAGTTCTCACGCATCGGCGTGCCGGTGTTTTTATCGGACGTGAAGGGCGACCTGTCGGGGATTGGCACCGAGGCGGTGCCGAATGAAAAACTGCAGGCGCGGCTGACGGCGATCGGCGTGACCGACTGGCAGCCGCAGGCCAGCACTATTATTCCGTGGGATATTTACGGCGAGAAGGGCCACCCGATCCGCGCCACGGTGTCCGATCTCGGCCCGCTGCTGCTGGCGCGTCTGCTGGATCTGAATGAGGTGCAAAGCGGCGTGCTGCAGCTGGTGTTTAAAATTGCCGACGACAATGCGCTGCTGCTGCTGGATATGAAAGATCTGCGCGCGATGGTGCAGTACGTCGGCGACAACGCCAAACAGTTCAAAACCCAGTACGGCAATATCTCCAGTGCGTCGGTCGGCGCCATCCAGCGCGGCCTGCTGACGCTGGAGGAGCAGGGCGCCAACCTGTTCTTCGGCGAGCCGATGCTCGACATCAACGATCTGATGAAGACCGATGCCAACGGCCATGGCATGATCAATCTGCTGGCGGCCGATAAGCTGATTAACCAGCCGAAACTCTATTCGGTATTTCTGCTGTGGCTGCTGGCGGAGCTGTTTGAGCAACTGCCGGAAGTGGGCGACCCGGAACAGCCGAAACTGGTGTTCTTCTTTGACGAGGCGCACCTGTTGTTCAACGATGCGCCGCCGGCGCTGCTGACCAAAATTGAGCAGGTGGTGCGCCTGATCCGTTCCAAAGGCGTCGGCGTCTATTTTGTGACGCAAAACCCGCTGGATATTCCGGACAGCGTGCTTGGCCAGCTGGGCAACCGCGTTCAGCATGCGCTGCGCGCCTTTACGCCGCGCGACCAGAAGGCGGTGAAGGCTGCGGCGCAGACCATGCGCGCCAACCCGGATTTTGATGCGGAAACGGTGATTGGCGAGCTGGGCGTCGGGGAAGCGCTGGTGTCGTTCCTCGATGAGAAAGGACGGCCCAACGTGGTGGAGCGTGCGATGGTGATCGCGCCGGAGTCCAAAATGGGCATGCTGGGGGCGGAAGGGCTGAACAGCGCCATCAATAAATCGCCGTTGTACGGCCGCTATGAAGAGATGGTGGATCGCGAATCGGCCTATGAGAAGCTGTCGTCCGAAGGCTTCGCCACCGTGGGCGAGGATGCGCAAGCGGTGGATAAAGCCGCGCCGCAGGCCGGCCAGCAACAAAACGGCGGCGGCCTGATGGGCAGCCTGAATGAGCTGTTGTTCGGCTCCACCGGCCCGCGCGGCGGCAAGCGCGACGGCATTGTACAAACCGCCGCCAAGAGCATGGCGCGTGATTTGAGCAAGCAGATCCTGCGCGGCGTGCTGGGTTCGATTATGGGCGGCCGTAAAAAGTAATCTTTTCTTCGCGTAATGCATCGGCAACCGCCTTCACCCCGGCGGCTTACTGCGGTAAGCTCCCGGGCTGAGGCGGTTGCCGTCTTGTTGTACCAGGAAATTACTCCCCAAATCATAGGCCGTTGAACCGCCATGCTGCTGCTGATCGATAACTACGACTCTTTTACCTACAACCTTTATCAATACTTTTGCGAGCTTGGCGCCGAGGTGCTGGTAAAGCGCAATGATGAACTGCAGCTGGCCGATATTGACAGGCTGGCGCCGCAGCATCTGGTGATCTCCCCCGGCCCCTGCACGCCGAACGAGGCCGGTATTTCGCTGGCGGCCATTACGCATTTTGCCGGTAAGCTGCCGATTCTCGGCGTCTGTCTGGGGCATCAGGCATTGGGGCAGGCATTCGGCGCCGATGTGGTGCGCGCGCGCGAAGTGATGCACGGCAAAACCTCGGCAATTCGCCATACGGACCGCGGCGTTTTTCGCGGGCTGAACAATCCTCTGACGGTAACGCGCTACCATTCGCTGGTGCTGGACGCAGCAACGCTGCCGGACTGTTTTGAGGTTACCGCCTGGAGCGAGCGTGACGGCGTACGCGATGAGATTATGGGGATTCGCCACCGCACACTGGCGCTGGAAGGGGTGCAGTTCCATCCGGAGAGCATCCTTAGCGAGCAGGGGCACGTGCTGCTGAGTAATTTCCTTAAAAGTTAATCGGTTATAAATTTTTCGTTATGATTGGCGATTTTGGTTTGCCCTTAATTGGTTTTTTATGCATATTTTGTGATTATATTGTCACTTTGCTGGCGCTATTAAAAAACCAATCTCTTGAGGTGGAACCCAATAATGACGGAAAAATACGCGGTGAACCGCAGCACGTACGATAAGGTGATTTTGCCGGTTTATGCACCGGCGCAGTTTGTGCCGGTCAAAGGTCTGGGCAGCCGCGTGTGGGACAGCGAAGGGAAGGAGTATATCGACTTCTCCGGCGGCATCGCCGTAACTGCGCTGGGCCACTGCCACCCGGCATTGGTGGCGGCGCTGCAGCAGCAAAGCGAAACCCTGTGGCATACCAGTAATGTGTTCACCAATGAGCCGGCGCTGCGTTTGGCCAGCAAACTGATTGACGCCACCTTTGCCGATCGGGTCTTTTTCGCCAACTCCGGCGCGGAGGCCAACGAAGCGGCCTTCAAACTGGCGCGCCACTATGCCATTACCCGTCACAGCCCGTACAAAACCAAAATTATCGCCTTCTATAACGCCTTCCACGGCCGGACGCTGTTTACCGTCTCGGTCGGCGGGCAGGCAAAGTATTCCGACGGCTTCGGGCCAAAGCCGGCCGATATTGTGCATGTGCCGTACAACGATCTGGCGGCGGTCAAGGCGGTGATGGATGACAGCACTTGCGCGGTAGTGATGGAGCCGATTCAGGGCGAAGGCGGCATTACGCCGGTGGACGCCGAGTTCCTACAGGGCGTGCGCGCTCTGTGCGATAAGCACCAGGCGCTGCTGGTGTTTGATGAGGTGCAGAGCGGCATGGGGCGTACCGGCAAGCTGTTCGCCTATATGCATTACGGCGTGACGCCGGATATTTTGACCACCGCTAAAGCGCTGGGCGGCGGCTTCCCGGTCAGCGCGATGCTGACCAGCGAGGAGATTGCCTCTGCCATGCAGGTCGGCACGCACGGCACCACCTACGGCGGCAACCCGTTGGCCTGCGCGGTGGCCGAGGCGGCGCTGGACGTGATCAACACGCCGCAGGTGCTGGACGGTATCGCGCAGCGTCATGCGCTCTACGTGGAGAAACTGCAGCAGTTGGCCGACAAGTACGGTATTTTCAGCGATAT
The nucleotide sequence above comes from Serratia rhizosphaerae. Encoded proteins:
- a CDS encoding aminodeoxychorismate synthase component II, which gives rise to MLLLIDNYDSFTYNLYQYFCELGAEVLVKRNDELQLADIDRLAPQHLVISPGPCTPNEAGISLAAITHFAGKLPILGVCLGHQALGQAFGADVVRAREVMHGKTSAIRHTDRGVFRGLNNPLTVTRYHSLVLDAATLPDCFEVTAWSERDGVRDEIMGIRHRTLALEGVQFHPESILSEQGHVLLSNFLKS
- the argD gene encoding bifunctional acetylornithine/succinyldiaminopimelate transaminase encodes the protein MTEKYAVNRSTYDKVILPVYAPAQFVPVKGLGSRVWDSEGKEYIDFSGGIAVTALGHCHPALVAALQQQSETLWHTSNVFTNEPALRLASKLIDATFADRVFFANSGAEANEAAFKLARHYAITRHSPYKTKIIAFYNAFHGRTLFTVSVGGQAKYSDGFGPKPADIVHVPYNDLAAVKAVMDDSTCAVVMEPIQGEGGITPVDAEFLQGVRALCDKHQALLVFDEVQSGMGRTGKLFAYMHYGVTPDILTTAKALGGGFPVSAMLTSEEIASAMQVGTHGTTYGGNPLACAVAEAALDVINTPQVLDGIAQRHALYVEKLQQLADKYGIFSDIRGMGLLIGAELSAAYQNKARDFLAAAAAHGVMILNAGPNVIRFAPSLVVELQDIEEGMARFERAVQDVVNAV
- a CDS encoding helicase HerA-like domain-containing protein, with the translated sequence MSEARIIAKAMKDGKPVQDLAILPALANRHGLITGATGTGKTVTLQKMAEQFSRIGVPVFLSDVKGDLSGIGTEAVPNEKLQARLTAIGVTDWQPQASTIIPWDIYGEKGHPIRATVSDLGPLLLARLLDLNEVQSGVLQLVFKIADDNALLLLDMKDLRAMVQYVGDNAKQFKTQYGNISSASVGAIQRGLLTLEEQGANLFFGEPMLDINDLMKTDANGHGMINLLAADKLINQPKLYSVFLLWLLAELFEQLPEVGDPEQPKLVFFFDEAHLLFNDAPPALLTKIEQVVRLIRSKGVGVYFVTQNPLDIPDSVLGQLGNRVQHALRAFTPRDQKAVKAAAQTMRANPDFDAETVIGELGVGEALVSFLDEKGRPNVVERAMVIAPESKMGMLGAEGLNSAINKSPLYGRYEEMVDRESAYEKLSSEGFATVGEDAQAVDKAAPQAGQQQNGGGLMGSLNELLFGSTGPRGGKRDGIVQTAAKSMARDLSKQILRGVLGSIMGGRKK